In Mucilaginibacter sp. KACC 22063, the genomic stretch ACAGTAACAAAGCTTTTGATGATCTCTATAGAGCGGTCAATCAATGCCGGCAGCTCAGGTTGTTCATCGTCATCAAAACCGCTTAGTACATAATCAACTTGGCGGCCTTTGGGGTAATTGTCGCTGATGCCAAAACGCAGGCGCGGATAATCGTTACGCCCCAACGTAGCTTCAATATGTTTTAACCCGTTATGGCCGGCGGCACTGCCTTTAGGTTTTAACCTTAATGAGCCAAACGGAATAGCCAGATCATCAACCAAAACAAGCACATTTTCAATAGGAATCTTCAGGTCTTTCATCCAGTAGCTAACCGCTTTACCGCTCAGGTTCATGTAGGTAGTGGGCTTTATCAGATACAATGACCGGCTTTTATATTGCATTTCGGCATAGTACGCCAAACGCATATTGTAAAACTTAATGCCTTCCTGCTTAGCCAGCTCATCAAGAATCATAAAGCCGATGTTATGTCGTGTATCAACATACTCAGGACCGATATTACCTAAACCTACAATAAGATATTTCATAGATGTACACATTATGTCATCCTGAACTTGTTTCAGGATCTCACTGGCATAGTAGCTATATATTTGAGATGCCGAAACAAGTTCGGCATGACGGGTTAATTTAATTTCTAAACTAAACAAAAACAGCGATAAGTAAACCTATCGCTGTTTTTATACTTCGGTGAAATCACTTTTTAATCAGTGAAATCAATCGTTATTATTTTTTACCTTCTTGCTCTGCCTGACGTAGTGCACGTGAAGTAGTTACAGATACGATGGTATCTTCAGCAGCATTGGTGATGGTCAGGTTTGGAACGCTGATTTCGCCAACACGTACAGATTTACCAACTTCTAAGCCTTCGATGCTAACGTCGATAGTGTCAACGTGATCTTTAGGTAAGCCTTTAACACGCAGTTTACGCAGTTTCTGAACTAATTTACCACCCATTTTAACACCTGGAGAAGTACCAGTTAAACGGATAGGAATTTCAATAGTAACCGGTTTATTTTCGTTCAACGCTAAAAAGTCGATGTGTAAAATTTTGCTGGTTAATGGATGAAACTGAAGATCTTTAACAATAGCCTGAGCTTTTGTACCACCGATTTCAAGGTCGATGAAAGATACTTCCGGAGTGTAAATTACCGGTTTAATGTCAGCTTCAGATACTGAGAAGTGAACTTGTGTTTCGCCACCGTAAAGTACGGCCGGGATTGAACCTGCGTAACGCAGTTCTTTGGCATCGCGTTTCCCTACGTTCTCTCTTGGAGAACCGCTAATAGCAACTGATTTCATTTTATATTTATTTAATTTATATCACTAATCCATTACCCAAGGGCAATGGACAATAGTTTCAATTTCACGTCTATGAACTATTGACCATAGACTATCAACTTATTTAGTCCTCTACCTTAAACAGCTGGCTTATCGAACCATGTTCGTTTACATTGGCAATAGCCTTTGCAAACAAATCGGCGGTTGAAAGCACCCTTATTTTAGGGCTTTGCTGTTTCAACGGAATTGTATCTGTAACGATCAATTCTGTTAAAGCAGAGTTTTCAATGGTTTCATACGCCTTGCCTGATAATACAGGGTGTGTACAAACAGCCCTCACACTTTTTGCGCCGCGTTCCATAATAAGGCCGGCAGCTTTTGATAATGTACCTGCCGTATCGCAGATATCATCAATTAACACAATATCTTGTCCGGTTACGTCTCCAATGATCGTCATCGACTCAATTTCATTGGCACGCTTACGGCGTTTATCACAAATTACAACCTCTGCGTTAAAAAACTTGGCAAAGGTACGTGCGCGGTATGAACCACCCATATCAGGCGATGCAATGGTCAGATTTTCCAGTCCCAGGCTTTTAATGTAAGGGACAAAGATCACTGAAGCATCAAGGTGGTCAACCGGTATGTCAAAGAAACCCTGGATCTGCGCAGCGTGCAGGTCCATCGTCATAATACGGTTAATGCCCGCAGCAACTAACAGGTTGGCTACCAGCTTTGCACCAATAGCTACACGCGGCTTGTCTTTTCTGTCCTGACGTGCCAAACCAAAATAAGGGATTACTGCTGTTACATAATGGGCTGATGCACGGCGGCCGGCATCAATCATCATCAGTAATTCCATTAAATTGTCGGTAGGCTGATTGGTAGACTGGATCAGAAACAAGTCGCATCCCCTTACAGATTCGTTAAAGTGCGGTTGAAATTCACCATCGCTAAAGCGGGAGAAAACAATATCGCCAAGCTCGCGGCCATA encodes the following:
- the pth gene encoding aminoacyl-tRNA hydrolase, which gives rise to MKYLIVGLGNIGPEYVDTRHNIGFMILDELAKQEGIKFYNMRLAYYAEMQYKSRSLYLIKPTTYMNLSGKAVSYWMKDLKIPIENVLVLVDDLAIPFGSLRLKPKGSAAGHNGLKHIEATLGRNDYPRLRFGISDNYPKGRQVDYVLSGFDDDEQPELPALIDRSIEIIKSFVTVGTELTMTRFNK
- a CDS encoding 50S ribosomal protein L25/general stress protein Ctc, whose amino-acid sequence is MKSVAISGSPRENVGKRDAKELRYAGSIPAVLYGGETQVHFSVSEADIKPVIYTPEVSFIDLEIGGTKAQAIVKDLQFHPLTSKILHIDFLALNENKPVTIEIPIRLTGTSPGVKMGGKLVQKLRKLRVKGLPKDHVDTIDVSIEGLEVGKSVRVGEISVPNLTITNAAEDTIVSVTTSRALRQAEQEGKK
- a CDS encoding ribose-phosphate pyrophosphokinase; this encodes MPLQFNPVKLFSGSGSVALANKIADAYGRELGDIVFSRFSDGEFQPHFNESVRGCDLFLIQSTNQPTDNLMELLMMIDAGRRASAHYVTAVIPYFGLARQDRKDKPRVAIGAKLVANLLVAAGINRIMTMDLHAAQIQGFFDIPVDHLDASVIFVPYIKSLGLENLTIASPDMGGSYRARTFAKFFNAEVVICDKRRKRANEIESMTIIGDVTGQDIVLIDDICDTAGTLSKAAGLIMERGAKSVRAVCTHPVLSGKAYETIENSALTELIVTDTIPLKQQSPKIRVLSTADLFAKAIANVNEHGSISQLFKVED